The following nucleotide sequence is from Bactrocera oleae isolate idBacOlea1 chromosome 2, idBacOlea1, whole genome shotgun sequence.
AGGGTAGTTCCGGTGTTAGTATTTTCGTGGTACATTTCCAaagaatatttaacaaaaatgtcaaacatatgtataatagtCCTTATAGGAAATTTTATACCTCTAATAAACCGTCTTATAAAAAAGATACTGTGAAAACGTAGTAAGATATTagttgaattaaaattaattacttcaaatcataaaataatttttgctacAAAAGATCAGTAGTTGAAATCtaaatatttgttcaaaatatttcatttggaATAGTCCACtcacgtttaaaaaaaaaaaaaacaatataaaaggCTACGCAGAGGAGCTGGTTAAAATTGTACTTGTATTACTCTCCCATTTGCTCTTCCCCATTTGTTCTTCACCATGTGGGGGCGCATACTATGTGTTTAGCCTAAGCACTTTTTTTAACTCACTGACAGCTTTTATAAGAtagaattactttttttttctgttatctATTTACTCATATACTCGTAAGTAAAAATTACGAGAATATTTTACATagatatttacacatatgtatctttATTAAAGCATGCTACATCCAAAAACATGCCTAAAATCAAAGCTAAGAAATCAAAATAACAAACCATTAGTTTATacagaaaaaaaaccaaatcgaTGCGATAAAGCAAAGCACAAAGTAAATCAAGGTCAgcttattaacattttattttgcttggCTCCAAAGCTGTCAACGCTCTAACCAAATGCCCAAATGTAAATGTGCAGCaataacaaaatgtaaaaaaacccGTGTTATAAAGCACCACCAATTGAAGAGACTTCAATGACCTCTAGTGTGGCGGGCGAACAGTTTCAATTCGACTGGTTGCTTCTTCTGCTTcatttatgtacttgtatgcacatatgtgtgtaagcTCATTTTTTGGCAGCGAATTGGCAATTTGTCGCGGTTTTCATTGTGTCCAATTATAAAGTATAATATGCTaacagcatatatgtacatatatttgtatgtatacaacAGCGACAATGCCAAAGTGTCAAATGCATTTGAAGGGAATTCAATTACAATACATTAcatgtaaaaatacttttgaattttgAAGGCAACAACtacatttgtttacatattcatatttaagGTTTATGGCAGTTGTTAGCtataaacttacatacatacaaacaaatgtgcATAATATTTAAACATGCGTGTCATGCGAAGCGtctaatatttctttaaataataacaatgagACCTTCTGCTTAATGCACGCATTGGGCAATATTGCGTGTAAGTGGATATaacacttgcaagtcagaaaaaacgtgAATTcgtgatttgtttttttttgaagaggcatttttgtttaaataaataaatagaaataatctacatttacagaatttaatgtactttaataatcagtGATTTATTGTGAAACATTATGACTACATACCTTGATGCCGTATCCGATCTCCAGGGggacctccgaaaaaagatAAATGGCGGTGACAAAgatttttctacttaaaattatctcaaatccaacaagtaaggaagcgctaagttcaagtgtaaccgaatatttcatactcttgcaacttgcaaggaacaaaaGCGGCGAAATACCTacaggttttggcaaaactttatatcaaactaaggaaTTTATCGTTATGATTTTATTCACCGTTACAGAAAgagtttccttttgaatttcattaagatttcttacgtATTGACCGATATGTGCGGTATAAAGTAAATCGGACgttcaaaaatatgtatgttaggtataacaatttttggacgtaagatgaaatatcCTGGAAGTactatttgtgaaaagttttattctgataacgtTATTggtgttggttttttttttacggaATTCAAAAGGTGGTTATATTGGAATTAGGCGTAGTTGTCGTTTTTGTAGTGTCTAATAAGAATGTTTGGGTAAcctcacacaaaaaatttgaaattggtCGTGTcgtttctgagatataggatttcaactaaaggtgggcggtgccactcccCTTGTCAAATTTTCACACCTGATTCTATAAAGCCCTTCTCTACcatcctggttgtgaaatttacgCTTGTgactcatttattcagtgagtaattgtaatttaagtagttttcaacataactgttatattgGGAGTGGGCGTGTAGGTGATACAAATTGTTAGgtattaggtgaacaaaagtattatacgacgagttaaaattttttatggacaaaatggcggcttctaaaaaaagtttcttgaTTTGGTAAAACCTCGtgaaacgaaaaatatttccatacaagcacttcattttgatcggtcagtttgtagggcagctatatgatttagtgatccaatctgaaaaattactttggagattacatcattgatcgattttttaaaattcataaatggatataaccccttaaattaTGGCAGAGTCGCACTCATTGCattttatagcaattttttgttaaataaaaataatttaatattcttaataattttaaaaattcaatacttACATTCTTTTCTTTGATAAAAATTGCAGGCACCTGATCACCTTAAATTCAATCCTTACATTCGTCGTGGCTACCGCACATTCCTCTCCACAAAATTATGCCTACAAAGCGTTTTCTGGTGGACCAACGAAACGGTAAGTGgatcgaaaataaaaattattaaaaaaaggtaaatactaatatttttttttacaattacttACAGATCAATATTTGGAGTCATCTCTTTGGTTGTCTGCTCTTCATAGGCCTAACCATATTCGATTTCCAGTTTCTGCAAGCGCATGCGGATGTAAGCGATCAGGTGCTGGTTGTGTGTCTCTTGGTCTGCTTCTGCCTATGCATGCTGCTCTCTTCAATTTATCATATTTTCTCCTGCAAATCAGAAGAGCATTATGATTTCTTCTTGTCCGTGGACTTCTTGGGTATTTGCTTATCGTTGGTGGCGATCTATATCAGTGGCATGTACTATGCATTTTGGTGCTTCAAGGTGAGCGTGAaagagttttaattaaaaaattacaattatcaaaaattaaaataagtagttttttattatatttttatgtattttaaacttttctaaTTCACACAGACACTCCGTCTCGTCTACTCTGTGATTGCCTTGTGTATGTTCGGCTTGGCGATGATGGTGCAAATTCCCAAGTTGAATGTCTCTTTGGACGCTAAAATCGCTGTGCTGGTACTGTGGGCCGCCTACGGTATTATACCGTTAGCGCATTGGACGTATGTGATGGGTGGTTTTGACAATGAGTTGGTGCGGGTAAGTCAAACAACAATACTAAAAAATTGTTCTAAAAAAACGAATTATAACCGAATCATTTACATTTAACAGTTAATGGTGCCGCGCATAATTGGTATGTATGGCTGGTGCGCTGTCGCTTTCGTCATTTATGCCGCGAAAATACCAGAGCGTTGGCTTACCGGCAAGGTGGATTATGTTGGACACTCGCACAATTGGTGGCATCTGTTCATTTTGGCCGCTTTCTATCACTGGCACAACACTGGTCGGTCTTAAAAGcagaaacatttttcaaaacaaattattaattatattttaattgtttctcGCAGGTCTTGTCTATGCTGAGTATCGTTTGAATAACGGTTGTAGTCTTCCAACATTGACATAGATCATTGAACCTAAACCAAATCGCgttgtaatttaattattttaaatttttttccaacgcCTAGGCATATCTTTAGTGTATGTTGTTATTACTTTGTGATTTCAGCACGTTAATCATTCAATGAGGCACCTCAACAACGGCTAGTAAACGTacctttaaatatacatatacatatatatatatacaaatatggatATATTCATAACTTTGTAGGTACTTAGTTGTAATTGCAAATCTAGTTCAGTCACtcattatttagttttaatgcacatttgtatatacataatcgAAATATTTAGAAGAAGAATTTATTATTTGGTTTCGAAGACTTTGTTActcttttgaaaatatgtaattaataaagttgcatgttataaagACACTACATATAAGTAAAATGTAGGTGAATGTCTTTAAATTTTAAGGAAATCGGTATTTAAAAGTATAAAGCGTTAACTAGTCCCGTCTGATCTAATTTCACACGGACTGATCCATTAAAACTGCACGTGCAAACTGAATCGGTAAAATTGTATATCCTAGATtagtataatactttttatgttttcttattaAGGTGAATCTCCATATGCCAATTATTGTGTGTAGTTGGCAGCTGTTTGCTTACGTCGCAAAAGGTTAGTCTggccatttttatatatatatcggcGAATACGATGGTTGAGCGATAACTCTCATTTACGAATTGACAAAAAAGTCGGTCACAATCATTCTATAATGTGACGGCACATTCAGATCTTTTGGCACCAGTTTAGCATttacacgcttcatacccaaaaagGATTCCGTAGGCGGTAAATTCATTCCGGATCAAATTTAATCGGGGGCATGTCAATTGTTTAATAATGAATCTTTAATATCACTTGCTCCCATATGGTATTTGTCATCAAGCCATTTTTGCAGCATTGATATTAAGTTTTTGATTGTCGATGATTGGTGAACAAAATTTTGTAGGAAAGTCCCTTTTTAAAACACAATACTTAAGAGCTTGTACGAGTCAGTAATATAAGTTAAAAACTTCTTTTCACTTCAATTTTCGGCTTATTTTAGAAACTATTGAAACAGCTTCTCTTATCCAATCCACCTAGTTGAACACTCCCAAACGAAACCActtgcaaaagatttcacagtTGTCGGTTGACTCTGTTTGGAGTATAGCTTCTAAGAGCATAAGCCGCCGGCTAGATAATATTGGTCGCGGTAGctgttttatttgatttgtttCAGTTTGATGAGCACTTCATCTGTGTATTTTATATTGcacattatatttataatatttaataatcaattgaatttaaattctattttttagtaaaaaaggAACTAGGCTACTAAACTTTCGCTTCCGATTATTGCTATTTCTCTTCCTATGCGTTTATTTTGGTTATGCGCCGTGGAAACATTTATATAACGGCGTTGATATTCTTTGTTAGCTAAACCGGAGAACGtatattatgatattttatatacaattatgatatacg
It contains:
- the LOC106624728 gene encoding progestin and adipoQ receptor family member 3 isoform X1 — its product is MHQYENMIRTQLTATCERQVEFVEPTLGLCAATCFKRKDNKKLDGLKHVTDAHQFPEDEEPNILGHGTPMEEKSDPLTTEKSMKLKTVLNFEDAPDHLKFNPYIRRGYRTFLSTKLCLQSVFWWTNETINIWSHLFGCLLFIGLTIFDFQFLQAHADVSDQVLVVCLLVCFCLCMLLSSIYHIFSCKSEEHYDFFLSVDFLGICLSLVAIYISGMYYAFWCFKTLRLVYSVIALCMFGLAMMVQIPKLNVSLDAKIAVLVLWAAYGIIPLAHWTYVMGGFDNELVRLMVPRIIGMYGWCAVAFVIYAAKIPERWLTGKVDYVGHSHNWWHLFILAAFYHWHNTGLVYAEYRLNNGCSLPTLT
- the LOC106624728 gene encoding progestin and adipoQ receptor family member 3 isoform X2 → MEVTTITTTTTARESKRAARKHVSPCSDHTHTLDGLKHVTDAHQFPEDEEPNILGHGTPMEEKSDPLTTEKSMKLKTVLNFEDAPDHLKFNPYIRRGYRTFLSTKLCLQSVFWWTNETINIWSHLFGCLLFIGLTIFDFQFLQAHADVSDQVLVVCLLVCFCLCMLLSSIYHIFSCKSEEHYDFFLSVDFLGICLSLVAIYISGMYYAFWCFKTLRLVYSVIALCMFGLAMMVQIPKLNVSLDAKIAVLVLWAAYGIIPLAHWTYVMGGFDNELVRLMVPRIIGMYGWCAVAFVIYAAKIPERWLTGKVDYVGHSHNWWHLFILAAFYHWHNTGLVYAEYRLNNGCSLPTLT